One segment of Sulfuricaulis sp. DNA contains the following:
- the tolB gene encoding Tol-Pal system beta propeller repeat protein TolB: MRLIAKVIALLGLVACPVFAHAVLTIEITRGVDVGTPIAIVPFGWDGAAPLPQNISDVIESDLARSGYFAVLSRKDFISLPREDKDVVFKDWRILKAEALVIGSVRQVAPGKFQVQFRLYDVFKGSQIAGFRYIIGAEMLRSVAHQISDIIYEKITGEPGAFNTRIAYVTREEPPGVKPVYKLQVADSDGVNPQTVVRTPEPLMSPAWSPDSKRLAYVSFEDKRSKVYIQNMMDGRREMAAEFSGINGAPAWSPDGRSLALTLSRDGNAEIYAMQLDTRTLRRLTHDPAIDTEPSWSPDGRDIIFTSDRAGTPQIYRMSASGGSAERLTFDGDYNARASYAANGKSITLVSRSQGGFRIATLQVDKRTMQILTETSLDESPSFAPNGRMIIYATEVRGRGVLASVSADGRVRQLFKLEEGDVREPAWSPYNRELQYKE; this comes from the coding sequence ATGCGACTTATTGCCAAAGTTATTGCCCTGCTGGGATTAGTGGCGTGCCCTGTCTTTGCTCACGCCGTGCTAACTATCGAAATTACGCGTGGCGTGGATGTCGGCACGCCCATCGCCATCGTGCCATTCGGTTGGGACGGCGCTGCTCCGCTGCCGCAGAATATATCTGACGTGATTGAGTCAGATCTGGCGCGCAGTGGCTACTTTGCCGTGCTGTCGCGCAAGGATTTTATTTCATTACCACGCGAGGACAAGGACGTGGTGTTCAAGGATTGGCGCATCCTCAAGGCCGAGGCCCTGGTGATTGGCAGCGTGCGTCAGGTGGCTCCGGGAAAATTCCAGGTGCAGTTCAGACTTTATGATGTTTTCAAGGGGTCCCAAATCGCCGGCTTTCGTTATATCATTGGGGCTGAAATGCTGCGCTCGGTAGCGCATCAGATCAGTGACATTATTTACGAGAAAATTACAGGCGAACCTGGCGCGTTCAACACCCGGATCGCCTATGTGACGCGCGAGGAACCGCCCGGTGTGAAGCCGGTCTATAAGCTGCAAGTGGCGGACTCGGATGGCGTTAATCCCCAGACGGTGGTGCGTACTCCCGAGCCGCTGATGTCGCCAGCCTGGTCTCCGGATAGCAAACGTCTGGCCTATGTATCTTTTGAAGACAAGCGATCGAAGGTGTATATCCAGAACATGATGGACGGCCGGCGGGAGATGGCCGCTGAATTTTCTGGTATCAATGGGGCGCCGGCGTGGTCGCCGGATGGCCGGAGCCTGGCGCTGACGCTGTCACGCGATGGCAATGCGGAGATTTATGCGATGCAACTTGATACCCGCACGCTCAGACGATTGACCCATGATCCGGCCATCGATACCGAGCCATCCTGGTCGCCTGATGGCCGTGATATTATTTTTACTTCCGATCGTGCCGGTACGCCGCAGATATACCGAATGAGCGCTTCCGGCGGCTCAGCGGAGCGCCTGACTTTTGATGGGGATTATAATGCCCGTGCCTCCTATGCCGCGAACGGGAAGTCCATCACGCTCGTTAGTCGCAGCCAGGGGGGCTTCCGCATCGCGACGCTGCAGGTGGACAAACGTACAATGCAGATACTGACGGAGACTTCACTCGATGAATCGCCCAGTTTTGCGCCAAATGGGCGTATGATTATCTATGCCACCGAGGTGAGGGGCCGCGGCGTTTTGGCCTCGGTTTCCGCCGACGGGCGCGTGCGTCAGTTGTTCAAGTTAGAGGAGGGTGATGTACGTGAGCCCGCCTGGTCGCCTTACAATCGTGAACTGCAATATAAGGAGTAA
- the pal gene encoding peptidoglycan-associated lipoprotein Pal, giving the protein MKNRKHLAVSLVIALALAGCASDEAVKPSSDEKGATSAQTSPAGDKSGTAGTGLSDREKQRRAELLSQRRVHFAFDSSSIDDEARAIIEAHAAHLVANSQLKLTLEGNCDERGTREYNLALGERRAQSVEKMMKVLGVAGNRIKTVSYGEEKALCQEHNESCWRQNRRAEIGY; this is encoded by the coding sequence ATGAAAAACAGGAAACATCTCGCTGTATCGCTGGTTATCGCTCTCGCACTCGCCGGATGCGCCAGCGACGAAGCCGTCAAACCCTCATCGGATGAAAAAGGCGCGACCTCGGCACAGACGTCGCCTGCCGGTGATAAGTCCGGCACGGCAGGTACTGGCCTGTCCGATCGTGAAAAGCAGAGACGTGCCGAGCTTCTGTCTCAGCGGCGCGTGCATTTCGCCTTTGATAGCAGCTCTATCGATGACGAGGCGCGCGCCATCATTGAGGCGCATGCCGCCCATCTCGTGGCCAATTCGCAACTCAAGCTGACGCTCGAAGGCAATTGCGACGAGCGCGGCACGCGTGAATACAATCTGGCGCTGGGTGAGAGGCGCGCGCAGTCCGTCGAGAAGATGATGAAGGTGCTCGGCGTTGCCGGCAATCGTATCAAAACGGTTTCCTATGGCGAGGAAAAAGCGCTGTGCCAGGAGCACAATGAGTCCTGCTGGCGTCAGAACCGCCGCGCCGAGATCGGCTACTAA
- the ybgF gene encoding tol-pal system protein YbgF, whose protein sequence is MRHPRHVGVWAVGVVLTGLLAPAWAADAASGGRNLPPVVEMGVGGASATSPSREVLADLLQQLETLQTELRNLRGQVEVQANEIERLKARQRDLLADIDRRVTELERRGISPTAPEVAPAAESAPPGPAGQAASAQEQKDYDAAFSLMKQGKYDRAAKGFRDFTVKYPQSALRDNAQYWLGEAYYVTRDFRKSLTEFTRLMSEHPKSPKAPDALLKIGYSHYELGEWVKAREHLNQVVARYPGQLAAKSAELRLAKMKKQGH, encoded by the coding sequence ATGCGGCATCCCCGGCATGTCGGTGTGTGGGCGGTGGGGGTGGTTCTTACCGGCCTGCTCGCGCCGGCGTGGGCGGCGGATGCGGCATCGGGTGGACGTAATTTACCGCCGGTAGTGGAGATGGGTGTCGGAGGAGCCTCTGCCACCTCGCCCTCGCGTGAGGTGCTGGCCGATCTTCTGCAACAGCTTGAAACGCTGCAGACGGAGCTTCGCAACCTGCGGGGTCAGGTCGAGGTGCAAGCCAACGAGATCGAGCGCCTGAAGGCGCGACAGCGCGATCTGTTGGCCGATATTGACCGGCGGGTCACCGAGCTGGAGCGTCGTGGCATTTCCCCGACAGCGCCTGAGGTGGCCCCGGCAGCGGAGAGTGCCCCCCCGGGTCCTGCCGGGCAGGCCGCCTCGGCACAGGAACAGAAAGATTACGACGCGGCATTCAGCCTGATGAAACAGGGAAAATACGATCGTGCCGCCAAAGGCTTTCGTGATTTCACCGTGAAATATCCGCAAAGCGCCCTGCGTGACAACGCTCAGTACTGGCTCGGCGAGGCCTATTACGTCACGCGTGATTTTCGCAAGTCGCTGACGGAGTTCACCCGACTCATGAGTGAGCACCCCAAGAGCCCGAAAGCACCGGATGCCCTGCTCAAGATCGGTTACAGCCATTATGAACTCGGTGAGTGGGTCAAGGCGCGTGAACATCTCAATCAGGTGGTCGCGCGTTACCCCGGCCAACTCGCGGCCAAATCGGCGGAACTGCGGCTGGCGAAGATGAAGAAACAGGGGCATTAG
- the queE gene encoding 7-carboxy-7-deazaguanine synthase QueE, translated as MPPSETTAVTLRPDSSASDRLRITEIFYSLQGEARTVGYPTVFIRLTGCPLRCSYCDTEYAFYGGQWMELEDILKRADEHTPRYVTVTGGEPLAQRPCRELLAALCDRGYEVSIETGGAIDIAGIDPRVSIVMDLKTPGSGEERRNLYTNIPHLARKDQVKFVICDRVDYEWSCAKLAEHQLDQRCEVLFSPCHGQLSPTDLAEWILQDHLPVRMQIQLHKILWNDARGH; from the coding sequence GTGCCGCCATCGGAGACAACCGCTGTAACCCTTCGGCCGGATTCCTCCGCCAGCGACCGGCTGCGCATCACGGAAATCTTTTATTCATTGCAAGGCGAGGCCCGCACCGTGGGCTACCCCACGGTGTTTATTCGTCTGACCGGTTGTCCGCTGCGTTGCAGCTATTGCGACACCGAATATGCCTTCTATGGCGGGCAGTGGATGGAGCTCGAAGATATATTGAAACGCGCCGATGAACACACGCCGCGCTACGTGACCGTGACGGGCGGCGAGCCGCTGGCGCAGCGTCCCTGTCGCGAACTGCTTGCGGCGCTGTGCGACCGTGGTTATGAAGTGTCGATTGAAACTGGTGGTGCGATCGATATTGCCGGTATCGACCCGCGCGTGAGCATCGTGATGGACCTCAAGACACCTGGCTCCGGCGAAGAGCGTCGCAATCTTTATACCAACATCCCGCATCTCGCCCGCAAGGACCAGGTGAAATTCGTCATCTGCGATCGTGTCGATTACGAGTGGAGCTGCGCCAAGCTTGCCGAGCATCAGTTGGATCAGCGCTGCGAGGTGCTGTTCTCTCCCTGTCATGGGCAACTGAGCCCGACTGATCTGGCTGAGTGGATTTTGCAGGATCACTTGCCGGTACGCATGCAGATACAACTGCACAAGATTCTCTGGAACGATGCCCGCGGACACTGA
- the queC gene encoding 7-cyano-7-deazaguanine synthase QueC, with amino-acid sequence MPADTEAGNRAVVLVSGGLDSATVLALAMAAGARCYALTFDYGQRHRVELEAARRVAERQGAVEHRIVKLDIGWMGGSALTDTRVAVPHVSSPGIPVTYVPARNTVFLSIALGWAEVLGASDIYIGANAVDYSGYPDCRPEFIRSFESLANLATRAGVEGKGFHVHAPLMNMRKHEIIRTGTRLGVDYALTLSCYDPDASGLACGRCDACRLRAQGFAEAEVADPAH; translated from the coding sequence ATGCCCGCGGACACTGAGGCCGGCAACAGGGCGGTGGTGCTGGTCTCCGGCGGTCTTGATTCCGCCACGGTGCTGGCGCTGGCCATGGCCGCCGGGGCGCGCTGTTATGCGCTTACGTTCGATTACGGGCAGCGACACCGGGTGGAGCTTGAAGCCGCCCGTCGTGTAGCCGAAAGGCAGGGCGCGGTGGAACATCGCATCGTCAAGCTCGACATCGGCTGGATGGGCGGTTCAGCCCTGACTGACACTCGCGTCGCCGTGCCGCACGTGTCATCCCCGGGAATCCCCGTCACCTACGTACCGGCGCGCAACACGGTGTTTCTTTCGATCGCGCTAGGCTGGGCCGAGGTGCTGGGCGCGTCGGATATTTATATCGGTGCCAACGCCGTGGATTATTCCGGCTACCCGGACTGTCGTCCGGAATTCATCCGGTCCTTCGAGAGCCTGGCCAACCTGGCGACCCGGGCGGGGGTGGAAGGAAAGGGTTTTCATGTGCATGCACCGCTCATGAATATGCGCAAGCATGAAATCATTCGCACCGGCACGCGTTTGGGTGTCGATTACGCGCTCACGCTGTCGTGCTACGACCCAGATGCATCCGGATTGGCCTGTGGACGCTGCGATGCTTGCCGCTTGCGCGCGCAAGGGTTTGCCGAGGCAGAAGTGGCCGACCCCGCTCACTAG
- the tusD gene encoding sulfurtransferase complex subunit TusD, with protein MKISVLIQEGPYNHEASDSAYNFIQAALAKGHTIRGIFFYDDGVYNATRLMDPPQDDRHISKRWSELGATGIDMIVCVAAAKRRGITNEVLVPNIRISGLGQLASMIDECDRFVTFGD; from the coding sequence ATGAAAATATCAGTACTGATTCAGGAAGGTCCCTACAATCACGAAGCCTCAGACAGCGCCTACAACTTCATTCAGGCCGCTCTCGCCAAGGGTCATACCATCCGCGGTATCTTCTTCTACGACGATGGCGTGTACAACGCCACCAGGCTCATGGACCCGCCGCAGGACGACCGGCATATCTCCAAACGCTGGTCGGAGCTGGGCGCAACCGGCATCGACATGATCGTCTGTGTCGCCGCGGCCAAACGCCGCGGCATCACCAACGAGGTGCTGGTGCCGAATATCCGCATTTCGGGACTGGGGCAGCTGGCCAGCATGATCGATGAATGCGACCGGTTTGTGACGTTTGGCGACTGA
- a CDS encoding DsrE family protein has protein sequence MAATGKKVMVTVRRAPHGSIYVQESVEVMFIFATYDMDLSVVFLDDGVLALQKGQDTKGLGIKGFMASLGALVDWEVTNVYVDRQSLKDRNIAEDAIISIGKDDDTDAPIRPKVLDSAEIAKMMAAQHAIASF, from the coding sequence ATGGCAGCGACGGGAAAAAAGGTCATGGTGACGGTGCGCAGGGCGCCGCACGGCAGCATTTACGTGCAGGAATCCGTCGAGGTCATGTTCATCTTCGCGACTTACGACATGGACCTCTCGGTGGTTTTCCTTGACGATGGTGTGCTGGCGCTGCAGAAGGGGCAGGACACGAAAGGGCTCGGCATCAAGGGCTTCATGGCCTCGCTCGGTGCGCTCGTGGACTGGGAGGTCACCAACGTTTACGTGGACCGGCAATCGCTCAAGGATCGCAATATCGCGGAGGACGCGATCATCTCGATCGGCAAGGATGACGACACCGACGCGCCCATCCGGCCCAAGGTGCTGGATAGCGCCGAGATCGCCAAAATGATGGCGGCACAGCACGCCATCGCTTCATTCTAG
- the tusB gene encoding sulfurtransferase complex subunit TusB, which produces MLHTVNKSPFQNSSLEDCLRVAQKGDVILLLEDGVYAASAGTAKSSLIEKVVKQNAVYAIEADLKARGLGNLIKDVGIASYGDFVDLVEKHTAHAWL; this is translated from the coding sequence ATGCTCCATACCGTCAACAAGTCCCCATTTCAAAACAGCTCGCTGGAGGACTGCCTGCGCGTGGCGCAGAAGGGCGATGTCATCCTGTTGCTGGAGGACGGCGTGTACGCGGCGTCAGCAGGAACGGCGAAATCGTCCTTGATTGAAAAGGTCGTGAAGCAAAATGCGGTTTATGCCATTGAAGCAGACCTGAAGGCGCGCGGCCTTGGAAACCTCATCAAGGATGTTGGTATTGCCAGCTACGGCGATTTCGTTGACTTGGTGGAGAAGCACACGGCTCACGCCTGGTTATGA
- a CDS encoding sulfurtransferase TusA family protein yields MPTFDKELDTTGLNCPMPIMKCKKMLQSLTAGQVLHLLATDPGTRSDIPALVNKTGDQLVETSEEGGKIHFYIRKAS; encoded by the coding sequence ATGCCGACATTTGATAAAGAACTGGACACCACGGGACTCAACTGCCCCATGCCCATCATGAAATGCAAGAAAATGTTGCAGTCATTGACAGCAGGACAGGTGCTGCATCTGCTGGCGACAGACCCCGGCACCCGCAGCGATATCCCGGCGCTGGTCAACAAGACCGGCGATCAACTTGTCGAAACCAGCGAAGAAGGCGGAAAGATTCACTTCTATATCAGGAAGGCGTCTTAG
- a CDS encoding YeeE/YedE family protein: MELSNIHNVALWGFLAAVVFGAIANKTNFCTMGAVSDWVNMDDKNRLRAWFLAIGVAIIGSQLLQAWGFIDLGQSIYLTANFGWLGHALGGFLFGVGMTLSGGCGQRTLVRVGSGNLKSLVVMLLMGITAYMTLRGLLAPVRINVIETTNLDLAARNLSSQGLPTLIQSVTGIADMQVVRWVVAAVVGLGFTLYALASSEFLKSYWNLFAGFSVGLLVVAGWYITGKIGFDEFEPVRLESFTFVAPVGENLNYLMTYTGSTINFGVAAVLGVIAGSFLYAVLSGTFRIETFSTREDMVNHVIGGVLMGFGGVIALGCTIGQGVTGMSTLALGSVITLVTIIFGAALTMKMEYYLMDEQGFFRALRLSLSDLKLLPAAR, encoded by the coding sequence ATGGAATTGAGTAACATTCATAACGTGGCGCTGTGGGGTTTCCTGGCGGCGGTGGTGTTTGGCGCCATCGCCAACAAGACCAATTTCTGCACCATGGGGGCGGTCAGCGACTGGGTCAACATGGACGACAAGAACCGGCTGCGGGCGTGGTTCCTCGCCATCGGCGTCGCCATCATCGGTTCGCAATTATTGCAGGCATGGGGATTTATCGATCTGGGCCAATCCATCTATCTCACAGCCAATTTCGGCTGGCTGGGTCACGCCCTCGGCGGGTTTCTCTTCGGTGTCGGCATGACCCTGAGTGGCGGTTGCGGCCAACGTACCCTGGTGCGGGTTGGCAGCGGTAATCTGAAATCGCTGGTGGTGATGTTGCTGATGGGCATCACAGCCTACATGACCTTACGCGGACTGCTGGCCCCCGTACGCATCAATGTCATTGAGACTACCAATCTGGATCTTGCTGCGCGCAACCTGTCCAGCCAGGGTCTTCCGACCTTGATCCAGTCTGTCACCGGCATTGCTGACATGCAGGTAGTACGATGGGTGGTGGCAGCGGTTGTGGGACTCGGATTCACTTTGTATGCACTGGCGAGCAGTGAGTTTCTCAAAAGCTACTGGAATCTTTTTGCCGGGTTCAGCGTCGGTCTGCTTGTCGTCGCTGGTTGGTACATTACCGGCAAGATTGGCTTTGACGAGTTTGAACCCGTGCGCCTGGAATCCTTCACCTTTGTTGCCCCGGTAGGCGAGAATTTGAATTATCTGATGACCTACACCGGATCGACGATCAATTTTGGCGTCGCCGCCGTGCTCGGTGTCATCGCCGGTTCATTCCTGTATGCCGTGTTGTCCGGTACTTTCCGCATTGAAACCTTCAGCACGCGCGAAGACATGGTGAATCATGTCATCGGCGGCGTGCTCATGGGTTTTGGCGGCGTTATTGCGCTGGGCTGCACCATCGGCCAGGGCGTCACCGGCATGTCCACGCTGGCGCTCGGTTCGGTGATTACTCTGGTCACGATCATTTTCGGCGCTGCGCTTACCATGAAGATGGAGTACTACTTGATGGATGAGCAAGGCTTCTTCCGCGCGCTGAGATTGTCGCTGTCAGACTTGAAGTTGCTGCCCGCGGCCCGTTAA